In Cicer arietinum cultivar CDC Frontier isolate Library 1 chromosome 1, Cicar.CDCFrontier_v2.0, whole genome shotgun sequence, one DNA window encodes the following:
- the LOC101505808 gene encoding uncharacterized protein At3g52155, chloroplastic → MNVAVCEMHSATYTTVVSPFHHLYRRNPNRLRAKSSILIQKQDSKLKDPLSDSVYRRLILLRHADSSWEHPSLRDHDRPLSKSGKEDAVKVSLKIQQLGWIPELILSSDAARTKETLKIMQEQVKELLEAEVHFVSSFYSIAAMDGQTAEHLQNVICRYSRDEILTVMCMGHNKGWEEAASMFCGASVELKTCNAALLETAGKSWNEAFATAGFGGWKLQGILKPSS, encoded by the exons ATGAATGTGGCTGTGTGTGAAATGCATTCTGCTACTTACACCACCGTCGTTTCACCTTTTCACCACCTTTATCGCCGAAACCCTAATCGATTACGCGCCAAATCCTCAATCCTCATTCAGAAACAGGACTCCAAACTAAAAGACCCCTTGTCAGATTCAGTGTATCGTCGCCTCATCCTTCTTCGCCATGCCGATAGTTCCTGGGAGCACCCTTCTCTCCGCG ACCATGACCGGCCTCTGAGTAAGTCAGGGAAGGAAGATGCTGTGAAAGTTTCCCTCAAGATCCAGCAGTTGGGTTGGATTCCTGAACTTATACTGTCTAG CGATGCAGCGCGGACTAAGGAGACGCTCAAGATAATGCAGGAACAAGTGAAGGAATTATTGGAAGCTGAAGTTCACTTTGTTTCTAGTTTCTATTCGATTGCGGCTATGGATGGGCAGACCGCAGAGCACCTTCAAAATGTTATTTGTAGATATTCAAGGGACGAGATACTAACTGTCAT GTGCATGGGACATAACAAGGGGTGGGAAGAGGCAGCTTCAATGTTTTGTGGGGCATCTGTAGAATTAAAGACATGCAATGCTGCACTGCTTGAGACTGCTGGGAAATCGTGGAATGAG GCATTTGCCACAGCAGGATTTGGTGGGTGGAAGCTTCAGGGCATATTAAAACCAAGTAGCTAG
- the LOC101506341 gene encoding pectinesterase inhibitor-like, with product MDFTTKTIFFITLSSLLFVGNAIPSSRDIHVVRHNLQSNLLEFCKKTTNPTLCQQTIQPSYTNNVFDPYKALGVEIEATLNQTKKIIGIISELREKQETSKSLKDSLDICKDQYNSILGSIKETKDAIANRDVRTIKFKFSAVLSYQASCKDAFEGMEKEFAFAKDSDVEYQLGGNCLDIIADLEKSEPKNEDPLPQSPPSASSNVIGTIS from the coding sequence ATGGATTTCACAACCAAAACCATTTTCTTCATAACCCTTTCCTCACTCCTCTTTGTTGGCAATGCCATTCCCTCATCTCGTGATATCCATGTAGTTCGTCACAATCTTCAATCTAATCTCTTAGAGTTTTGCAAAAAAACCACCAACCCTACCCTTTGTCAACAAACCATTCAACCATCTTACACCAACAATGTATTTGATCCCTATAAGGCACTTGGGGTTGAAATTGAAGCCACTCTCAaccaaaccaaaaaaataattggTATAATTAGTGAGTTGCGTGAGAAACAAGAAACCTCAAAATCATTGAAAGATTCTCTTGACATATGCAAGGATCAATACAATAGCATATTGGGTTCTATTAAAGAAACCAAAGATGCAATTGCTAATCGTGATGTGAGAACAATCAAGTTTAAATTCAGTGCTGTTTTGTCTTACCAAGCATCTTGCAAGGACGCATTTGAAGGAATGGAGAAAGAATTTGCATTTGCTAAAGATTCTGATGTTGAGTATCAATTGGGAGGAAATTGCTTAGACATTATTGCTGATTTGGAAAAATCTGAACCTAAAAATGAAGATCCATTACCACAATCACCTCCTTCTGCATCTAGTAACGTAATTGGAAccatatcataa
- the LOC101506661 gene encoding photosystem I reaction center subunit III, chloroplastic — protein sequence MSLTIPTNLSKPITTLRPKLTQKPKHSSTIIHCSTNQESNSNSNSNLKAFSAALALSSILISSPLPATADISGLTPCKESKQFAKREKQQIKKLESSLKLYGPDSAPALAIKATVEKTKRRFENYGKQGLLCGADGLPHLIVSGDQRHWGEFITPGVLFLYIAGWIGWVGRSYLIAIRDEKKPTQKEIIIDVPLASRLVFRGFSWPIAAYREFLNGELIAKDV from the coding sequence ATGTCTCTTACAATTCCAACTAACCTCTCCAAACCCATCACAACCCTAAGACCCAAACTCACCCAAAAACCTAAACATTCATCCACCATAATCCACTGCAGCACAAATCaagaatcaaattcaaattcaaattcaaatctaAAAGCATTCTCAGCAGCTTTAGCACTCTCATCAATCCTAATCTCATCACCACTCCCTGCAACAGCCGATATCTCCGGCCTAACACCATGCAAAGAATCAAAACAATTCGCGAAACGcgaaaaacaacaaataaaaaaactggAATCATCACTGAAACTGTACGGTCCAGATAGCGCTCCGGCGCTAGCGATAAAAGCGACGGTTGAGAAAACGAAGAGAAGGTTCGAGAACTATGGGAAACAGGGTTTGTTGTGTGGTGCGGATGGGTTACCGCATTTGATAGTGAGCGGAGATCAGAGACATTGGGGTGAGTTTATTACGCCTGGGGTTTTGTTCCTGTACATCGCGGGTTGGATTGGATGGGTGGGTCGTAGTTACTTGATTGCTATTAGAGATGAAAAGAAACCCACTCAGAAAGAGATTATTATTGATGTTCCACTTGCTTCTAGATTGGTTTTTAGAGGCTTCAGTTGGCCTATTGCTGCTTATAGAGAGTTCTTGAATGGTGAACTCATTGCCAAGGAtgtttag